From a region of the Bradysia coprophila strain Holo2 chromosome X unlocalized genomic scaffold, BU_Bcop_v1 contig_173, whole genome shotgun sequence genome:
- the LOC119068042 gene encoding calmodulin-like codes for MADTLGEEQIAQYFMTFVQFDINDDGTIKTKELGTVMRSLGQNPTEAELQDMINEVDADGSGVIKFPEFLTMMARKIADIDSEEEIREAFRVFDKDGNGHISAPELRHVMGNLGEKLTDEEIDELIRDADIDGDGQINYEEFVCMMTSSK; via the exons atggcaGACACGTTAGGTGAGGAGCAAATTGCTCAATATTTCATGACATTTGTGCAATTCGATATTAACGACGACGGCACCATCAAAACAAAAGAGCTGGGCACTGTAATGAGGTCTCTGGGTCAAAATCCTACGGAGGCCGAACTGCAAGACATGATCAACGAAGTGGACGCCGACGGCAGCGGCGTCATCAAAT TTCCGGAATTTTTAACGATGATGGCGCGAAAAATCGCTGACATCGACAGTGAGGAGGAGATACGTGAAGCGTTTCGAGTGTTCGACAAAGATGGCAACGGACACATTTCGGCGCCGGAGCTGCGGCATGTGATGGGCAATCTAGGCGAAAAATTAACCGACGAAGAGATCGATGAATTGATCCGTGATGCTGACATTGATGGTGATGGACAGATTAATT ATGAAGAGTTTGTGTGCATGATGACTTCTTCGAAATAG